The stretch of DNA ATTGAAGCCTGGAGTTTTCCTGCCCTGTGCCACAGCAGGGTAGAGGGGAGGCTTCAACTCAAAGAGGCCGAGATTGGAGCCTGGGACTTTCCTGCTCAGATTTTAATGCGCAGCACCACAGCGGGTTATAGAGGAGGCTATAACTCATAGTAGGCCGAGATTGAAGCCTGGGGCTTTCCTGCCCAGTACCGCAGCAGATTATAGGGGAGGCAATAACAGGAAGTAGGCCGAGATTGAAGCCGGGAGTTTTCCTGCCCAGAGATTTACCGTCTGTACCATAGCAGGGtagagggaaggttataactTGAAGTAGGCCGAGATTGAAGCCTGGGGCTTTCCTGCCCAGACGTTTAGGCCGCGGGAAGAGCGCGCTGGCGGCGGGGAGAGTGCCTGGGTTGCAGCGTACCGGCTGAGAACTGGAGCCAGGCGCACACCTTGTAGACGGTGGCAGGGCTACAGCAGCGGTAAAGGCCCAAGCCACAGCAGATGCTGGCCAGGACCAGCCCCAGGGCGGCGCCGACGAATCCGGCCGGGGTCCGGAAGGAGGGCACCGGGGAGAGGGCGGCCAGCGAGCCCTGGCAGCGGGGTGGGCCTTCCGTCTGCTGGCACAGCTGGAAGAGGCCGAAGGAGCCTGAGGGGGCCAGGCCAGAGCCTGGGGCCTGCACCCAGGCTGGTTCAGTCAgcaccaccacctccagcaagGCCAGGCACAGCGTGCAGACAGCCCAGAGAGCGGCTACTGCCCGGGCGTTCCTCACAAAGTCCGTCTGGTATAGGGGTGCCACATCCTGAGCTGTCAGCATCTCTGTGCAGAGGGAGGCAgcaccgcgctctctctctgtgtctgtgtgtcgcaCACCGAGGGTCTGCTGCAGGACGGTGAGTGACTGCGCTGCATCCAGAGCAGGGATACGCTCTGAACTGACAGCTAATCCATCAgggactcactctctctcacacacacacacacacacactctctctctctccctcacacacacacacacatagaatcacccacactctctccctctcacacacacacacacatagaatcacccacactctctccctctcacacacacacacacacacacacatagaatcacccacactctctccctctcacacacacacacacacacacagatagaatcacccacactctctccctcacacacacacacacacacacagatagaatcacccacactctctccctctcacacacacacacacacacatagaatcacccacactctctccctctcacacacacacacacacacacacacagatagaatcacccacactctctccctctcacacacacacacacacatagaatcacccacactctctccctctcacacacacacacacacatagaatcacccacactctctccctctcacacacacacacacacacacacacagatagaatcacccacactctctccctcacacacacacacacacacacagatagaatcacccactctctctccctcacacacacacacacatagaatcacccacactctctccctctcacacacacacacacatagaatcacccacactctctccctctcacacacacacacacacacagatagaatcacccacactctccctcacacacacacacacacacacacagatagaatcacccactctctctccctcacacacacacacacacacacacacacagatagaatcacccactctctccctctctctctctcacacacacacactctcacacacataaagATAgaatcacccactctctctccctcacacacacacacagatagaatcacccactctctctcccacacacacacacaacacacacacacacagatagaatcacccactctctccctctctctctctcacacacacacacactcacacacacataaagatagaatcacccactctctctccctcacacactcacacagatagaatcacccactctctctcccacacacacacacacacacacacacacacagatagaatcaccctctctctctctcccactcacacacacacacacacacagatagaatcacccactctctctcccactctctcacacacacacacagatagaatcacccacactctctccccctctctctcacacacacacacacacacacagatagaatcaccctctctctctccctcacacacacacagacagatagaatcacccacactctctccccctcacacacacacacacactcacacactcacacacacacacagatagaatcacccactctctctcccactctctcacacacacacacacagatagaatcacccacactctctccccacacacacacacacacacagatagaatcacccactctctctccctctctctctctcacacacacacagacagatagaatcacccactctctctctcacacatacacacacacgcacacactcacacacacataaagatagaatcacccactctctctccctcacacacacatacacacacacacacagatagaatcacccactctctctccctctctctctcacacacacacgcacacactcacacacacataaagatagaatcacccactctctctccctcacacacactacacacacacacacacacagatagaatcacccactctctctcccactctcacacacacacacacacacagatagaatcacctacactctctccccctcacacacacacacacaacacacacacagatagaatcacccactctctctccctctcacacactcacacacacataaagatagaatcacccactctctctccctcacacacaccacaacacacacacacacacagacagatagaatcacccactctctctccctctctcacacacacaca from Hemiscyllium ocellatum isolate sHemOce1 unplaced genomic scaffold, sHemOce1.pat.X.cur. scaffold_3553_pat_ctg1, whole genome shotgun sequence encodes:
- the LOC132813242 gene encoding LHFPL tetraspan subfamily member 3 protein-like, with amino-acid sequence MLTAQDVAPLYQTDFVRNARAVAALWAVCTLCLALLEVVVLTEPAWVQAPGSGLAPSGSFGLFQLCQQTEGPPRCQGSLAALSPVPSFRTPAGFVGAALGLVLASICCGLGLYRCCSPATVYKVCAWLQFSAASCQALGCVTFPDSWEAPEVRALCGSRAGSYALGSCSVHWAFGLAVLGALDALVLSALAFILANRQESLLPETRGRKVADGG